One window of the Rhipicephalus sanguineus isolate Rsan-2018 chromosome 2, BIME_Rsan_1.4, whole genome shotgun sequence genome contains the following:
- the LOC119381048 gene encoding uncharacterized protein LOC119381048 has translation MHMSKILFCIQEVPTDTTSSDDEAVSNNAAPGLSQAAGQASVLSDINSVLQTDTLSSQDEQETSNDACGAAASSMASAAVSRNTSELQATNDGPQHAIPMISHDTLLNDEELSMSDDDGSEQHDPGELASEDDMQMPNSPTAPGHGGKSLFGELFTDVVTERVVLSRGDILLMVLKHAVKNNSSFAGLTSILDLINRIFERPILPHSRYQLSKLLSKTGTTMTYYCFLPQMLHTHRKC, from the exons ATGCACATGTCTAAGATCCTTTTTTGCATTCAGGAAGTGCCTACGGACACAACCTCATCTGATGATGAAGCAGTCTCCAACAATGCAGCGCCCGGACTAAGCCAAGCAGCAGGTCAAGCTTCAGTCTTGTCAGATATAAACAGCGTACTTCAAACTGATACGTTGAGTAGTCAGGATGAACAG GAAACTTCAAACGACGCTTGTGGTGCAGCGGCCTCCAGCATGGCATCTGCTGCGGTCAGTCGCAATACTTCAGAACTGCAAGCAACCAATGATGGGCCACAGCATGCCATCCCGATGATTTCCCACGACACATTGCTAAATGATGAAGAG ctTTCCATGTCTGATGATGATGGTTCAGAGCAACATGATCCTGGAGAGCTGGCTTCAGAAGATGACATG CAAATGCCTAACAGTCCCACAGCGCCTGGTCATGGTGGCAAGTCGCTTTTTGGAGAGTTATTTACCGATGTTGTGACTGAAAGAGTGGTTCTGTCTAGAGGCGATATTCTCCTCATGGTGCTGAAGCACGCTGTCAAAAATAATTCATCATTTGCAGGGCTGACCAGCATCTTAGACCTTATCAACAGAATTTTCGAACGACCAATATTGCCTCATTCACGTTACCAGCTCTCCAAACTTTTGAGCAAAACAGGCACAACAATGACATATTATTGTTTTTTGCCCCAAATGCTTCACACACATAGAAAATGCTGA
- the LOC125756182 gene encoding uncharacterized protein LOC125756182: MITHAKVRYEDDRKLAVVDIRDIENFHPENAKDFKSKFFYSVKWTDPDGTSDFYRARILALGESEEDLEAEGRGRQRLRFERMAYSPDGEDEDDDVEPERPAKKPSGPKQELLDMLKKKTDDIQQREEAALKKQKKRPTYDDRGGLVTELKYKVQRLEGLVERKCKKN, from the exons ATGATCACGCACGCAAAAGTGCGGTATGAGGATGATCGAAAACTTGCGGTTGTGGACATTCGAGACATAGAAAACTTCCATCCCGAGAACGCGAAGGATTTCAAATCGAAGTTCTTTTATTCGGTGAAATGGACCGATCCGGACGGGACCTCGGACTTTTACCGGGCTCGGATTCTAGCTCTGGGAG AATCAGAAGAAGACCTGGAGGCGGAGGGAAGAGGCCGGCAGAGGCTTAGATTTGAAAGAATGGCATATTCGCCTGACGGCGAAGATGAAGACGATGATGTCGAGCCAGAG CGTCCTGCAAAAAAGCCCTCTGGCCCAAAGCAGGAGCTATTggacatgttaaaaaaaaaaactgacgacaTCCAGCAAAGGGAAGAAGCTGCTttaaagaagcagaaaaagaggccAACATATGACGATAGGGGTGGCCTAGTCACTGAGCTGAAGTACAAGGTACAGAGACTTGAAGGCCTTGTGGaaagaaagtgcaaaaaaaattGA
- the LOC119382411 gene encoding BEN domain-containing protein 5-like, which produces MAPHSGPSKDSLFVKDLLLGIWPKDQLKNRSLQGKRCPRFPDRPAKAPLTPWKVEVMRDCYRRRLQRQGIPETLMPAALKQLNHFVVEKLADLERLAKR; this is translated from the exons ATGGCACCACATTCAGGGCCATCAAAGGATTCCCTTTTCGTTAAGGACCTCCTCCTGGGAATTTGGCCCAAGGACCAGCTGAAAAACCGCTCTTTGCAAG GGAAGCGGTGTCCACGATTTCCCGATCGGCCTGCAAAGGCTCCACTGACACCTTGGAAAGTGGAAGTGATGCGTG ACTGTTACAGACGGAGACTGCAGCGCCAGGGGATTCCCGAAACCCTTATGCCTGCTGCACTCAAGCAGCTGAACCATTTCGTGGTTGAGAAGCTGGCAGACCTTGAGAGGCTGGCAAAACGGTGA
- the LOC119381049 gene encoding uncharacterized protein LOC119381049 encodes MHPQLQDLVAGSTFSSLKALADAADGLMERVRRRLQYRPPPPKTNQVARDLAYSAHACLTQWQCPSTPQQSSSAPNAGWTPGCAWPLHPAAVQPSYHRDQWPIIQAQSVGAPTYRPPAGRRPQRAPSQVVCLRCGGVGHIARNCASRPRQDNAVCFQCGRPGHFQAQCSGNGRQ; translated from the coding sequence ATGCACCCCCAGCTGCAAGACTTGGTAGCGGGGTCCACCTTCTCAAGCTTGAAGGCCCTGGCGGATGCGGCCGATGGCCTGATggagcgagtgcggcgccggctacAATATCGGCCTCCTCCACCCAAAACAAATCAGGTCGCGCGCGACTTGGCATATTCGGCGCATGCATGCCTGACGCAATGGCAGTGCCCCAGCACTCCGCAGCAGTCGTCCTCCGCGCCGAATGCCGGTTGGACACCTGGGTGCGCGTGGCCCCTCCACCCCGCAGCAGTGCAACCGTCATACCACCGGGACCAGTGGCCCATAATTCAGGCCCAATCTGTCGGCGCACCAACGTACCGACCACCAGCAGGGCGTCGACCTCAGCGGGCCCCGAGCCAAGTTGTTTGCCTACGATGTGGCGGCGTCGGCCACATTGCACGCAACTGTGCGAGTAGACCGCGCCAAGACAACGCCGTTTGCTTCCAGTGCGGCCGTCCAGGGCACTTCCAGGCTCAGTGCTCGGGAAACGGGCGCCAGTAG